From Xiphophorus couchianus chromosome 23, X_couchianus-1.0, whole genome shotgun sequence, one genomic window encodes:
- the LOC114139628 gene encoding uncharacterized protein LOC114139628 yields MEHQQARVESSQSDYSQQIADNIQTLQTLALALNTGGNDFSQSPALSPARSSISDILNASELSDYFRQINDAVHGLNDYISPQNSPAASSALDETFQNTESQSDYSQQIINSIQILQTIASALNTGGNDFTQSPALNPVRSPISDILNASEVSDYFRQIDDAVRGLNNCISPQNSPVGSPAASSSISLDEGFQNTESVLPSETVSAANDQAQQQQQQQGGNLDQNQRIERQRFNNIEIRRSLSITPPTHAVPDIAEFYTTVMNVLTDLANTARSIAERNDFVQLELVWDNISHHINISVTDNDAILPAFEEFLDELVQSNAELPSESNLELILQIVKNPTGGVKRKAEKTLECELINKKRRHLYIVENTGNKLCFATSLAHVANPEFTDKQALEQGRKWQHQAGLTDQTAVTFSDVAKFENILQRKIVVFHRTSKDRALSKFETDFQIRSNPCFLLLHNNHFYGIRNLAGFTGSKYICKFCYGCYNNSNTHHCQGYCGVCSCYSCTQLQYNPVRCDDCNRICRNSTCFDRHKEPRNRPHAEMLVSDCEMIKFCSTCNRLYHIPMTKEKTFHVCGSKCVICGDKNLPPDSYGVKLMNPDERQKITDWYGEASKGIFDFEKESLHYCKNDVDILFQGCVKFREEFFKETNVDPFKNITIASACMQVFVTNFLPEKSLAIPSAVDYRRGSKTFSNASIQWLEWKMDSENLQIEHALNSGERKIGPYFVDGFAVISGLATVFSFNGCLYHACPRCFKQTEMCPLRKVPFEQIYAATIERSKILQAVYGVRVETVWEHEWDEMKKSDPGVIRFLEKFDAPEPLVPRNALYGGRTCALKLRFTAGPGESVHYVDFTSLYPYVNATCEYPLGHPTLIYKDFDDPVNYFGFIRATILTIKQGSAPMRTMLDL; encoded by the exons ATGGAACACCAACAAGCTAGAGTTGAATCATCTCAATCAGATTATTCTCAACAAATAGCTGACAATATCCAAACTCTGCAAACACTTGCATTAGCATTGAATACTGGGGGAAATGACTTTTCACAGAGCCCTGCTCTTAGCCCTGCTAGATCATCAATCTCTGATATTTTAAACGCATCTGAACTCTCAGACTATTTCAGACAAATTAATGATGCCGTTCACGGTTTAAATGACTACATATCTCCGCAAAACTCACCGGCTGCCTCGTCTGCGTTGGatgaaacttttcaaaatacAGAATCTCAATCAGATTATTCCCAACAAATTATTAATTCCATCCAGATTCTACAAACAATCGCTTCAGCTTTGAATACCGGGGGAAATGACTTTACACAGAGCCCTGCTCTTAACCCTGTTAGATCACCAATCTCTGATATTTTAAACGCATCTGAAGTCTCAGACTATTTCAGACAAATTGACGATGCCGTCCGCGGTTTAAATAACTGTATATCTCCGCAAAACTCACCCGTTGGTTCACCGGCTGCCTCGTCTAGCATTTCATTAGATGAAGGTTTTCAAAATACAGAATCTGTGTTACCATCTGAAACAGTTTCTGCAGCAAATGATCAagcacagcagcaacagcagcagcaaggaGGTAATCTAGATCAAAATCAGAGAATTGAACGTCAGCGTTTCAATAACATTGAAATAAGGAGATCGTTATCAATCACGCCTCCAACCCATGCTGTACCTGACATTGCTGAATTCTACACCACAGTCATGAATGTTTTAACTGATCTGGCAAATACTGCAAGATCAATAGCTGAACGTAATGACTTTGTACAGTTAGAATTAGTGTGGGATAATATTTCTCATCACATAAATATCTCTGTTACTGATAACGACGCAATCCTGCCTGCATTTGAAGAATTTTTAGATGAGCTGGTTCAATCTAATGCAGAGCTGCCCTCAGAAAGTAATTTGGAGCTGATTCTTCAGATAGTCAAGAATCCTACAGGAGGCGTAAAACGCAAGGCTGAAAAAACATTGGAATGTGAATTGATTAATAAGAAGAGGCGTCACCTGTATATTGTAGAAAATACaggaaataaattgtgttttgctACCAGCCTGGCACATGTCGCTAATCCTGAATTTACAGATAAACAAGCTCTTGAACAGGGAAGAAAGTGGCAGCATCAGGCAGGTCTAACTGATCAGACAGCGGTTACATTCAGCGACGTCgcaaagtttgaaaacattctacaaagaaaaattgtaGTGTTTCATCGAACCTCAAAAGATAGGGCTTTATCTAAATTTGAAACAGATTTCCAAATTCGGTCAAATCcctgctttctcctcctccataATAATCACTTCTATGGCATTAGGAATCTTGCAGGTTTTACCGgttcaaaatatatttgcaaattttGTTACGGCTGTTATAATAATTCTAACACCCATCATTGCCAAGGTTACTGTGGTGTCTGCAGTTGTTACAGTTGCACACAATTGCAGTACAATCCAGTACGCTGTGATGACTGTAACAGAATATGTCGAAACTCTACATGCTTCGATAGGCACAAAGAACCTCGCAACAGACCTCATGCTGAAATGCTTGTAAGTGATTGCGAGATGATCAAATTTTGTTCTACGTGTAACAGGTTGTATCACATACCTATGACCAAAGAGAAAACTTTTCACGTATGCGGATCAAAATGTGTAATCTGTGGTGACAAAAATCTACCTCCTG ATTCGTACGGCGTCAAACTTATGAATCCAGATGAGAGGCAGAAAATTACTGACTGGTACGGTGAAGCATCCAAAGGCATTTTTGACTTTGAGAAAGAATCCCTGCATTATTGCAAAAATGATGTGGACATTCTTTTTCAAGGTTGTGTTAAATTCAGAGAGGAGTTTTTTAAGGAGACAAATGTGGATCCCTTTAAGAACATCACAATTGCTTCTGCATGCATGCAGGTTTTTGTGACCAATTTTCTTCCGGAGAAATCCTTGGCGATCCCATCAGCTGTAGATTACAGGCGTGggtccaaaactttctccaaTGCTTCAATTCAGTGGCTAGAGTGGAAGATGGACAGTGAGAACTTACAAATTGAGCACGCGCTAAACTCGGGCGAGCGCAAAATCGGACCCTATTTTGTCGACGGATTCGCAGTAATCTCAGGTTTAGCCACCGTATTCTCTTTCAACGGGTGTCTTTATCATGCCTGCCCTCGGTGTTTCAAGCAGACTGAAATGTGTCCTTTGAGAAAAGTACCGTTTGAACAAATTTATGCAGCTACGATTGAAAGATCCAAGATTCTGCAAGCCGTTTATGGTGTTCGAGTCGAGACTGTGTGGGAACATGAGTGGGATGAAATGAAAAAGTCTGATCCAGGGGTAATCAGATTCCTGGAAAAATTTGATGCGCCAGAACCTTTGGTCCCTCGGAACGCTCTGTACGGAGGTCGAACTTGTGCTCTAAAGCTCAGGTTCACAGCTGGACCGGGTGAGTCTGTGCATTATGTGGACTTCACATCTCTCTACCCTTATGTAAATGCTACGTGTGAATATCCGCTAGGTCACCCCACCCTCATTTACAAAGATTTCGATGATCCCGTCAACTATTTTGGTTTTATCAGAGCTACC ATATTAACAATCAAACAGGGATCTGCACCCATGAGGACGATGCTCGATCTCTGA
- the LOC114139627 gene encoding nucleolar protein 3-like, with the protein MIFLLLGAVSEDPNIILESEFISDLANTQETHQDPIGLNNTNDVQDSHRKSHLSLNKKRNDSEAIRSSHLVNAAPTPSGSVQTGVQSVTHDEHDVIVISSESEDEPVADLPSGQRFDFNPVTPPPTPPQAAGARPEPGPLPEPLPEPLPELEPEPLPTERPTNSLRLWG; encoded by the exons ATGATTTTCTTATTATTAGGCGCAGTTTCAGAAGATCCTAACATCATCTTAGAATCGGAATTTATAAGCG ATCTTGCAAATACTCAGGAGACACACCAGGACCCTATAGGACTAAACAATACAAACG ATGTCCAGGACAGCCATAGAAAGAGTCACTTgtcattgaataaaaaaagaaatgactcTGAAGCTATCAGATCATCACACCTTGTGAATGCAGCTCCGACACCATCCGGTTCTGTTCAGACAGGAGTACAga GCGTAACCCATGATGAACACGATGTAATTGTCATTTCATCTGAATCAGAAGACGAACCTGTGGCAGACTTGCCTTCAGGGCAGAGATTTGATTTCAATCCCGTGACGCCTCCTCCTACACCGCCGCAGGCCGCCGGAGCAAGGCCAGAACCCGGACCGCTACCTGAACCGTTACCCGAACCGTTACCTGAACTCGAACCTGAACCGCTACCTACCGAGAGGCCTACTAATTCTCTCCGCCTAT GGGGATAA